A single Leptolyngbya ohadii IS1 DNA region contains:
- a CDS encoding bis(5'-nucleosyl)-tetraphosphatase → MSNVPRTDAAFGIIPILPLSDGYQFLLIQHWGGHWGFPKGHAEAEETPLLAACREFEEETGISAYEVIESVSFTEQYRFFKDKQPVDKTVIYFPAWVKSTVVVRQQEEIQNYSWLPYEEALKQMSFKQGKQVLRQVQEYLSGIQSREQ, encoded by the coding sequence ATGAGCAATGTCCCCCGTACCGATGCTGCTTTTGGAATTATTCCGATTCTGCCGTTGTCAGATGGCTACCAATTTTTGCTGATTCAGCACTGGGGAGGGCATTGGGGATTTCCGAAAGGACACGCCGAAGCCGAAGAAACACCGCTCCTGGCTGCCTGTCGTGAGTTTGAGGAGGAAACAGGAATTTCTGCCTACGAGGTGATCGAATCGGTTTCGTTCACGGAGCAGTACCGCTTTTTTAAGGATAAACAGCCTGTTGATAAAACTGTGATTTATTTTCCCGCATGGGTTAAATCTACGGTCGTGGTTCGACAACAGGAAGAAATTCAAAATTACTCCTGGCTTCCCTACGAGGAGGCGCTGAAGCAAATGTCGTTCAAGCAGGGCAAGCAGGTCTTGCGGCAGGTGCAGGAGTATTTGAGCGGCATTCAGTCCAGGGAACAGTGA
- a CDS encoding phycobiliprotein lyase: MTASLLTASTLDESLIAEFFGRSEGQWRSERRYYTLPDGDTKEMVSIIQVRFLEQGCPELCKLAQLHGLVDEAAMVCGAEVSWDAANSVTGRRESRGHTLFGALGNILYRDRGFATPKPVIAEYYFINPDTLCLRTEYKGSKFEEELKLVGNQYRTRQTIISHEGEQQMIGQYLEKRIA; encoded by the coding sequence GTGACTGCCTCCTTACTGACTGCATCAACCCTTGACGAGTCCCTGATTGCCGAATTTTTTGGACGGTCGGAGGGACAGTGGCGATCGGAGCGTCGCTATTACACCCTGCCCGATGGCGATACCAAGGAGATGGTCAGTATTATTCAGGTTCGTTTCCTGGAGCAGGGCTGCCCAGAGCTCTGCAAACTCGCCCAGCTTCATGGATTGGTGGATGAAGCGGCAATGGTCTGCGGGGCAGAGGTTTCCTGGGATGCTGCCAACTCCGTCACGGGACGGCGGGAGTCCAGAGGGCATACCTTATTCGGTGCACTGGGGAATATTCTCTACCGCGATCGGGGCTTTGCTACGCCCAAACCCGTCATTGCCGAGTACTACTTCATAAACCCCGATACGCTCTGCCTCCGCACGGAGTACAAAGGCTCCAAGTTTGAGGAAGAGCTAAAGCTGGTTGGGAACCAGTACCGCACCCGCCAGACGATTATTTCCCACGAGGGCGAGCAGCAGATGATCGGTCAATACCTGGAAAAGCGGATTGCCTGA
- the cobU gene encoding bifunctional adenosylcobinamide kinase/adenosylcobinamide-phosphate guanylyltransferase: protein MPLPANSPRQIILVTGPARSGKSEWAETLAVRSGRSVVYVATAQLNPDDAEWQTRIIRHQQRRPATWKTLAVPIALPEAIASAKEECLLVDSLGTWLANLLEQDEDTWQQTIDQLLNALDHTTAEVIFVAEETGWGVVPAYPLGRLFRDRLGNLTRQIGTIASDVYLVTGGYVLNLSQLGQPLPSPTEP from the coding sequence ATGCCACTTCCCGCTAATTCCCCCAGACAGATCATCCTGGTGACGGGTCCAGCCCGCTCCGGCAAAAGTGAATGGGCAGAAACGCTAGCAGTCCGGTCTGGGCGATCGGTAGTATATGTGGCTACGGCTCAGCTTAACCCCGATGATGCCGAATGGCAGACGCGCATTATCCGCCACCAGCAGCGTCGTCCCGCAACCTGGAAAACCCTCGCAGTGCCGATCGCCCTTCCGGAAGCCATCGCAAGTGCCAAAGAAGAATGTCTCCTGGTTGATTCCCTGGGAACCTGGCTGGCAAACCTGCTAGAGCAGGACGAAGACACCTGGCAACAGACGATCGATCAGCTGCTTAATGCCCTGGATCACACAACGGCTGAAGTCATTTTTGTGGCGGAAGAAACGGGCTGGGGCGTGGTGCCTGCCTATCCTCTGGGGCGACTGTTTCGCGATCGGCTGGGCAATCTAACGCGCCAAATTGGGACGATCGCCAGCGACGTTTACCTGGTAACGGGCGGCTATGTGCTGAATCTGAGCCAGCTGGGACAGCCCCTTCCTAGTCCGACAGAACCGTAA
- the ftsE gene encoding cell division ATP-binding protein FtsE, translating into MPSGTSPSRSLHSAPQTSGTPTSDVRSPAAQFQSVFAQATFPTARPSQPDDAAAKPIVELHQVNKTYSNGYTALVDVHLQVRQGDFLFVTGPSGSGKSTLLKLLYGEERPTQGEVIVNSQLIAQLRGNELSKLRRQIGVVFQDYKLIPRRTVSENVAFVLWAQGFTRKEIHRRLVPTLKLVGLQDKAACFPDQLSGGEQQRVSIARAIVGTPPILLADEPTGNLDPDNSRQVVQILQKLNDMGITVIITTHDEHLVRASHHPVVQIRNGRLFRAR; encoded by the coding sequence ATGCCCTCAGGGACATCCCCATCTCGTTCGCTGCACTCTGCCCCCCAAACTTCAGGAACGCCTACCTCAGACGTGCGCTCCCCAGCGGCGCAATTTCAGTCCGTCTTCGCCCAAGCGACCTTCCCCACGGCTCGCCCCAGTCAGCCGGATGATGCTGCCGCAAAACCAATCGTTGAACTGCATCAGGTCAATAAAACCTACAGCAACGGCTATACCGCCCTGGTTGATGTGCATTTGCAGGTGCGTCAGGGCGATTTTTTGTTTGTCACAGGACCTTCAGGCTCCGGTAAATCGACCCTGCTGAAGCTGCTCTACGGCGAGGAACGTCCGACCCAGGGGGAAGTCATTGTCAACAGCCAGTTGATTGCCCAACTTCGCGGCAACGAGCTTTCTAAACTGCGGCGGCAGATTGGCGTGGTATTTCAGGACTATAAACTCATCCCACGTCGCACCGTTTCCGAGAATGTTGCCTTTGTGCTGTGGGCGCAGGGCTTCACCCGCAAAGAAATCCATCGGCGGCTAGTTCCTACGCTGAAGCTAGTGGGCTTGCAGGATAAGGCAGCCTGTTTTCCCGATCAGCTCTCCGGCGGCGAACAGCAGCGCGTCAGCATTGCCCGTGCGATCGTTGGTACTCCCCCCATTTTGTTAGCCGATGAGCCAACCGGAAACCTCGACCCGGACAACTCGCGGCAGGTCGTGCAAATTTTGCAAAAGCTCAACGATATGGGAATTACAGTGATTATCACCACCCACGATGAGCATCTGGTGCGAGCTTCTCACCATCCGGTTGTACAAATTCGCAACGGACGGCTGTTCCGGGCAAGATAG
- a CDS encoding FxLYD domain-containing protein, which translates to MLHSGLRAIVIGGFAIVLWFGSALVAPTAQALTQIPLSDVTYHECPAELSEGAITSGGTSMRANCFIVTGKAKNTSGKPIYNADIFGRIYDANGNSVLENRTRLGSIDEVPLGESDFELRITIPANQPTPLQLEQFKAAGFAGKVRR; encoded by the coding sequence ATGCTTCACTCCGGTCTAAGAGCGATCGTCATTGGTGGGTTTGCCATTGTGCTGTGGTTCGGCAGTGCCCTGGTTGCCCCAACCGCTCAAGCCCTCACCCAGATTCCGCTAAGCGACGTCACCTATCACGAATGTCCAGCCGAACTGTCCGAGGGTGCCATTACATCCGGCGGGACAAGTATGCGGGCAAACTGCTTCATCGTGACGGGCAAAGCAAAAAATACATCGGGTAAGCCTATCTACAACGCCGATATTTTTGGCAGAATCTACGACGCCAACGGCAACTCCGTGCTGGAAAACCGCACCCGATTAGGGTCGATCGATGAGGTTCCCCTCGGTGAGAGCGATTTTGAGCTTCGCATTACGATTCCGGCTAACCAGCCCACCCCACTTCAGCTTGAACAGTTCAAGGCGGCTGGATTTGCGGGTAAGGTTCGCCGCTAG
- a CDS encoding VOC family protein, which produces MQLKRIGHVAICVQDIDRAAQFYQNLGMDLVWKDTDWAYLKAGEDGLALLSPSYDQAGPHFGFIFHDRAEVQAAYDRLKAEGVHLTEIHDHRDGTASFYGRDPEGNWFEYLYEPVAVASAV; this is translated from the coding sequence ATGCAGTTAAAACGAATTGGTCACGTTGCCATCTGTGTTCAGGATATCGATCGCGCTGCCCAGTTTTACCAGAATTTAGGAATGGATCTGGTTTGGAAGGACACAGACTGGGCGTATCTTAAAGCCGGAGAAGACGGGCTGGCATTGCTGAGTCCTAGCTACGATCAGGCTGGACCGCATTTTGGCTTTATTTTTCACGATCGGGCTGAGGTACAGGCAGCCTACGATCGCCTGAAGGCAGAGGGTGTCCATCTTACCGAAATCCACGACCACCGGGACGGCACAGCTTCCTTTTATGGACGCGACCCGGAAGGAAACTGGTTTGAGTACCTCTATGAGCCAGTGGCAGTGGCAAGCGCCGTCTAA
- a CDS encoding S8 family serine peptidase encodes MVWVQYGGKNGRRYEFEISQDHVAVRTVNRAAMMSRRSFEIAPLSQQAYQMLSQNFELNTRFRHAGVEVLKAKSPQPDTSLRDAAREMLNAEPEIEFAGRVLVDVASQTPILYSENFFLKFFNDQLPEACEALIAQYGLTVKRPLEYARNAYFVAAPEGTGLATFEIAERLLQEDIVEFCHPELVSDTRARRVFPDQWHLAKTTINGRVIDASANVEAAWELSRGTGAIIAVIDDGVDIDHEEFRSSGKIVAPRDVTRKTNDPRPGRGEDHGTACAGVACANGNFGASGVAPEAKLIPIRLASGLRSQAEADSFVWAAQNGADVISCSWGPPDGAWWDPNDPLHQQVVPLADSTRLAIDYAVTQGRNGKGCVVLFAAGNGNESVDNDGYASYRNVIAVAASNDRGVRSVYSDFGKAIWCTFPSNDGEPSLTSGIWTTDRSGTAGYNPGNATQGDRQGNYTNAFGGTSSSTPGVAGVVALILARNPDLRWDQVREILRQSCDRIDPEGGKYDANGRSPFYGYGRVNARKAVELALPSSPDPRQTYRIAQDIPIRDFQTARLSLSVGNPAPIRSIQVTIDVEHTYIGDLVVMLVPPAALNGQPIILHDRAGGGTDNLKRTYDTANIPALQAMIGKNPAGTWTLEITDKASRDTGMLRSFAIEIDTSAGE; translated from the coding sequence ATGGTATGGGTTCAGTATGGTGGCAAGAATGGGCGGAGGTATGAGTTTGAAATTAGTCAGGATCATGTTGCTGTTCGTACCGTCAATCGGGCAGCCATGATGAGTCGGCGATCGTTTGAGATTGCCCCCCTGTCTCAGCAGGCATACCAGATGCTCAGCCAAAACTTTGAGCTAAACACCCGCTTTCGTCATGCCGGAGTGGAAGTATTAAAAGCCAAGTCCCCGCAGCCGGATACGTCCCTCAGGGATGCTGCCCGCGAAATGCTGAATGCTGAACCGGAAATTGAATTTGCCGGACGGGTGCTGGTGGATGTCGCATCGCAAACGCCCATACTATACAGCGAGAATTTCTTCCTTAAGTTTTTCAACGACCAGTTGCCGGAAGCCTGCGAAGCCCTGATTGCTCAGTACGGACTGACGGTGAAACGTCCGCTTGAATATGCCCGCAACGCCTATTTTGTTGCGGCACCTGAGGGGACGGGCTTGGCGACCTTTGAAATCGCAGAACGGTTGCTGCAAGAAGACATTGTGGAATTTTGCCATCCCGAACTCGTCAGCGATACCAGAGCACGGCGCGTCTTTCCGGATCAGTGGCATCTGGCAAAAACAACGATTAACGGGCGCGTCATTGATGCCAGTGCCAACGTGGAAGCCGCCTGGGAACTGAGCCGGGGGACGGGTGCCATTATTGCCGTGATCGACGATGGAGTAGACATCGATCATGAAGAATTTCGATCGTCCGGCAAAATTGTCGCGCCCAGGGATGTCACCCGCAAAACCAATGACCCGCGTCCGGGGCGGGGAGAAGATCATGGGACTGCCTGTGCCGGGGTTGCCTGTGCCAACGGGAATTTTGGGGCATCCGGGGTCGCTCCCGAAGCAAAGCTGATTCCGATTCGTCTGGCATCCGGATTACGATCGCAGGCAGAAGCCGATTCCTTTGTGTGGGCGGCACAGAACGGGGCAGACGTGATTTCCTGTAGCTGGGGTCCGCCCGATGGAGCCTGGTGGGACCCAAATGATCCCTTACACCAGCAGGTAGTTCCCCTCGCAGACTCCACTCGACTGGCGATCGACTATGCCGTCACCCAGGGACGCAATGGCAAGGGCTGCGTGGTGCTGTTTGCGGCAGGAAATGGCAACGAAAGCGTAGATAACGACGGTTATGCCAGCTATCGAAACGTAATTGCAGTAGCCGCCTCCAATGATCGGGGCGTCCGCAGCGTTTACAGCGATTTTGGTAAGGCAATCTGGTGTACCTTCCCCAGCAACGACGGCGAACCCTCCCTCACCTCCGGCATCTGGACAACCGATCGCAGTGGTACAGCGGGCTATAACCCAGGGAATGCGACCCAGGGCGATCGCCAGGGCAACTATACAAATGCCTTTGGCGGCACCTCCAGTTCAACTCCCGGTGTAGCGGGCGTGGTGGCGCTGATTCTGGCAAGAAATCCCGATCTGCGCTGGGATCAGGTGCGCGAAATTCTGCGGCAGTCCTGCGATCGCATCGATCCGGAAGGCGGCAAATACGACGCGAATGGACGCAGCCCCTTCTATGGCTATGGTCGAGTAAACGCAAGAAAAGCCGTTGAACTTGCCCTACCCAGCAGTCCAGATCCCCGACAGACCTACCGCATTGCCCAGGACATCCCAATTCGCGACTTCCAGACCGCCCGACTCTCGTTGTCCGTGGGTAATCCGGCACCCATTCGATCGATCCAGGTGACGATCGATGTAGAGCATACCTACATTGGTGATCTGGTGGTGATGCTGGTTCCGCCTGCGGCTCTGAACGGACAGCCGATCATCCTGCACGATCGCGCTGGGGGCGGCACAGATAATTTGAAGCGCACCTACGACACTGCGAATATTCCTGCACTGCAAGCCATGATTGGCAAAAATCCAGCAGGCACCTGGACGCTCGAAATTACCGACAAAGCCTCACGGGACACGGGAATGCTCCGCAGTTTTGCGATCGAAATCGACACCAGTGCGGGGGAATAG